The Streptomyces sp. NBC_00459 DNA segment TCTTCGGCCGGGACAGCCTGTGGGCAGCACGGATGCTCCTGCCGCTGGGGACCGAACTCGCCCTGGGCACCCTGCGCACCCTCGCCGCCCAGCAGGGCACCCGCACCGACCCGGCGACGGAGGAGGAGCCGGGCAAGATCCTCCACGAGGTACGGCGCGGGGCCTTCGACGACGGCAAGGGCCTTGTCCTGCCGCCGGTCTACTACGGCACGGTCGACGCGACCCCGCTGTGGATCTGCCTGCTCCACGACGCCTGGCGCTGGGGCCTGCCCGTCGCCGACGTCGAGGCCCTGCTGCCCGCGCTCGTGGCCGCGCTCGACTGGATCGACTCCGCCGCCCGTGCCGGAGACGGATTCCTCTCGTACGTCGACCACCGGGGCACCGGCCTGGCGAACCAGGGCTGGAAGGACTCCGCCGACGCCGTCCGCTTCAGCGACGGCCGGCTCGCCGAAGCGCCCCTGGCTCTCGCCGAGGTGCAGGGTTACGCCTACGAGGCGGCCCGCGCCGGAGCTGCACTCCTCGACGCCTTCGGGCTGCCGGACGGCGACCGCTGGCGGACCTTCGCGGCCGACCTCGCCGACCGCTTCCGTGCCCGCTTCTGGGTCTCCGACCAGCAAGGCCCCTACCCCGCCATGGCCCTTGACGGCTCGGGCCGCCCCGTCGACGCCGTCGCGAGCAACATGGGCCACCTCCTGGCCACCGGGATCCTCAACACCGACGAGACTGCCGCCGTCGCCGCACGACTCGCAGCCCCGGACATGTCCGACGCCTACGGCCTGCGCACGATGTCGTCCCGGTCCGGCGGCTACGGCCCGCTGCGCTACCACTGCGGCACCGTCTGGCCGCACGACACCGCCATCGCCGTCACCGGCCTCACCCGCGCCGGCCACCCCGACGTCGCCGCCCGGCTCATCGAGGGCATCCTCGACGCGGCACCGGCCTTCGACTACCGGCTGCCCGAACTCTGGGGCGGCGACGCCCGCACGGACAGCCCCGCACCGGTCCCCTACCCAGCCGCCTGCCGACCACAGGCCTGGTCGGCGGCATCGGCCATCGCCTTCCTGACGGCCCTGACCGGCCTCGACCCCGACGTCCCGGCGGGCCGCCTCCGCTTGCGCCCCACGGGCCCGCTCCCCGTCGGCGCGCTCACTGTCGCAGGGCTCAGGATCGCGGGAGAACGGCTCGACGTCACCATCGGCTCCGACGGCCGGGTCGAGTCGGTGTCGGCGCCCGGGGGATTGATCGTCGAGGAGGGCGCTGCGCTGCGAGGCTGAGGATCTTCCGGCCTACGGGTGACGCGAGCCGATCAGTCGCGCCGGTGACGCCGGTGGCGGCACGGTCACCGGGGAACGGCCGGGTTGCTCGGCCCGAGGAGCGAGGGTTTCGAGCAACTCGGGCCGGGTGAAACGGAGTTACTTCCCAGGCGGCGCCTCTGAGCGCTCGCCGGTGCTCCGGTGCCCGACCGTCGAACGCCTCAGTCGACAGGAACCGCCCGGTACTCCGAGGCCAGCAGACCGAAGAGGAGATCGTCGGTCCACTCCCCCTTGATCCAGGCGCTCCGGACCAGGTGACCCTCGCGGCGGAATCCCACCCGCTCCAGCAGTCGCGCCGAGCGGACGTTACGCCCGTCGCAGGCGGCCGAGACCCTGTGCAGGCCCTCCTCCAC contains these protein-coding regions:
- a CDS encoding glycogen debranching N-terminal domain-containing protein; its protein translation is MTSPQRQPLLHDLAVTLAAPTVVLSRPDGDLDAAAPGAGVQGLFHADVRAVSLLRVTVRPGGGTAEGDAGTVDSGTGRTDGDAGAARDDGWLPVVPVMNATDGPGRSRFVGLAQALGDAVPDPTVRVDRRRILNPGLLAEQLTVSSTATAPVRLAVRVEIAGDLVPLEHAKAGLAARRPLVAVAQLSSGTGVLSWGDGTTAVAVSAPDATPDAEHSTLTWTLTVAPGESVDLHLAVEVSEPDAVVTAADPRPTWRSPDVAADDRRLPALVAQSLDDLHSLRMAMTASPGDTFLAAGLPWFFTLFGRDSLWAARMLLPLGTELALGTLRTLAAQQGTRTDPATEEEPGKILHEVRRGAFDDGKGLVLPPVYYGTVDATPLWICLLHDAWRWGLPVADVEALLPALVAALDWIDSAARAGDGFLSYVDHRGTGLANQGWKDSADAVRFSDGRLAEAPLALAEVQGYAYEAARAGAALLDAFGLPDGDRWRTFAADLADRFRARFWVSDQQGPYPAMALDGSGRPVDAVASNMGHLLATGILNTDETAAVAARLAAPDMSDAYGLRTMSSRSGGYGPLRYHCGTVWPHDTAIAVTGLTRAGHPDVAARLIEGILDAAPAFDYRLPELWGGDARTDSPAPVPYPAACRPQAWSAASAIAFLTALTGLDPDVPAGRLRLRPTGPLPVGALTVAGLRIAGERLDVTIGSDGRVESVSAPGGLIVEEGAALRG